The following coding sequences lie in one Metallumcola ferriviriculae genomic window:
- a CDS encoding dihydroorotate dehydrogenase electron transfer subunit, whose product MECNKVEILAVKAVSQHYYLLTLMAPRLARSVRPGQFVQVRVADGLDPLLRRPFSVHDWDAKQGTVALLVQVRGKGSKMLADKRPGERLDVLGPLGRGFEISETKGRALLVGGGIGAAPLWSLARQLKDKTWDLTVLLGASADSLLVKAVDFSHLANTIIATDDGSAGIKGKITKLLPLAASDYNQVYACGPKPMLAALAVWTKAAGFPLQVSLDEVMACGMGVCLGCAQPVKHNKSVNYAKVCTQGPVFDADEVVWNE is encoded by the coding sequence GTGGAGTGTAATAAGGTAGAAATCTTGGCTGTGAAAGCGGTTTCTCAGCATTATTATCTGCTGACATTAATGGCCCCCCGCTTAGCCCGGTCAGTGAGGCCGGGGCAATTTGTGCAGGTGCGGGTGGCAGACGGGCTAGACCCACTGCTGAGAAGACCTTTTAGTGTTCATGATTGGGATGCTAAGCAGGGGACGGTAGCGCTGCTGGTGCAAGTCAGGGGCAAAGGTTCCAAAATGCTGGCAGATAAGCGACCCGGGGAACGATTGGATGTATTAGGGCCGTTGGGGCGAGGGTTTGAAATCAGTGAAACCAAGGGCAGGGCGTTGTTGGTGGGGGGAGGCATCGGTGCTGCACCATTATGGTCATTGGCGCGGCAATTAAAAGATAAAACTTGGGACTTGACAGTGCTGCTGGGAGCGTCAGCAGACAGTTTGCTGGTAAAGGCCGTCGATTTTTCCCACCTAGCTAATACGATAATCGCCACTGACGATGGTTCCGCCGGCATTAAGGGTAAAATAACGAAGCTGCTGCCGTTGGCGGCATCTGATTATAATCAGGTCTATGCCTGCGGACCAAAACCGATGCTCGCTGCATTAGCTGTCTGGACGAAAGCGGCAGGATTTCCGCTCCAAGTATCTTTAGACGAAGTAATGGCCTGCGGCATGGGGGTTTGTCTCGGCTGTGCACAGCCGGTAAAGCACAATAAATCTGTCAATTATGCAAAGGTATGCACCCAAGGGCCGGTGTTTGATGCAGATGAGGTGGTGTGGAATGAATAG
- a CDS encoding dihydroorotate dehydrogenase, whose amino-acid sequence MNSINLTTKLGALTLKNPVVTASGTFGFGLEYAQLFDIGMLGGVVVKGLTLNPRPGNPPPRIVETPAGLLNAIGLENPGLESFLRDTLPCLKEYNVPVIVNISGNTIDEYAAMAAGLNESGVQAVEVNISCPNVKQGGMVFGTSPEQAAQVTAAVRANTALPLIVKLSPNVTDIVTIAQGVAAAGADAISLINTLLGMAIDVQRKRPALGNVFGGLSGPAVKPVALRMVWQVSQAVELPIIGMGGIASSQDALEFILAGASAVSVGTGNFINPKLTVEIIEGLAEYCREEGINDISDLIGAAWRRQ is encoded by the coding sequence ATGAATAGTATTAACCTGACAACAAAGCTGGGAGCGCTGACACTGAAAAATCCGGTGGTTACGGCTTCCGGTACCTTTGGTTTTGGGTTAGAATACGCTCAACTTTTTGATATCGGTATGTTGGGCGGGGTAGTGGTAAAAGGATTGACCCTCAATCCGCGCCCGGGTAATCCACCGCCCCGTATAGTAGAAACGCCTGCAGGTTTATTAAATGCAATTGGTCTTGAAAACCCGGGGTTAGAGTCATTTTTGAGAGATACATTACCCTGTTTGAAGGAATATAACGTACCGGTAATAGTGAATATATCCGGCAATACCATTGATGAATACGCAGCCATGGCGGCGGGATTAAACGAAAGTGGTGTGCAGGCTGTGGAAGTGAATATCTCTTGTCCTAACGTTAAACAGGGCGGCATGGTATTTGGTACCAGTCCTGAGCAGGCTGCCCAGGTAACTGCTGCGGTACGGGCAAATACCGCCCTGCCTTTGATAGTGAAGCTGTCCCCAAATGTAACTGATATTGTAACCATTGCCCAGGGTGTTGCTGCAGCTGGCGCAGATGCAATTTCGCTGATCAACACTCTGCTGGGCATGGCAATCGATGTGCAGCGGAAACGGCCGGCGCTGGGGAATGTTTTTGGCGGATTGTCCGGGCCCGCTGTTAAGCCTGTGGCTTTAAGAATGGTATGGCAGGTGTCTCAGGCGGTTGAGCTGCCGATAATTGGTATGGGTGGTATTGCTTCAAGCCAAGATGCCTTGGAATTTATCTTAGCCGGCGCGAGTGCGGTGTCAGTAGGTACTGGAAACTTTATCAATCCCAAACTCACGGTGGAGATTATCGAAGGTTTGGCAGAATACTGTCGCGAAGAAGGTATTAACGATATCAGCGACCTGATAGGCGCAGCATGGAGGAGGCAGTGA
- the pyrF gene encoding orotidine-5'-phosphate decarboxylase gives MKRKERKLILALDTGDRQRVNDLVKLLYPRVDYFKVGLELFTSFGPEIVSQLKHQGCKVFVDLKLHDIPNTVGRAAVSLAKMGVDMLNIHLSGGIGMSRAAVEEVRHYAAEQGVAAPLIIGVTVLTSTGMTDYSSMGYTDTLERRVVRLAQMGKEAGLDGVVASPREAQSIRAACGPDFVLVTPGIRPLWAAKNDQQRITTPKEALDLGADYLVVGRPITAAQDPLSAAEKILAEMEGE, from the coding sequence ATGAAAAGAAAAGAGAGAAAACTGATACTGGCATTGGATACGGGCGATAGGCAGCGAGTAAATGACTTGGTTAAGCTGCTATATCCTAGGGTAGATTACTTCAAAGTGGGGCTTGAATTATTCACATCCTTCGGGCCGGAAATTGTCAGCCAGTTAAAACATCAAGGATGTAAAGTTTTTGTAGACTTAAAACTGCATGACATTCCAAATACAGTGGGTAGAGCGGCGGTCTCTTTAGCTAAAATGGGCGTTGATATGCTTAATATTCATTTATCAGGGGGAATAGGGATGAGCAGGGCTGCAGTAGAGGAAGTCCGGCATTATGCGGCGGAACAAGGGGTAGCAGCGCCTTTAATAATCGGTGTTACGGTACTTACCAGCACCGGAATGACGGACTACTCCTCTATGGGCTATACCGATACGCTGGAACGGCGGGTGGTTCGCCTAGCCCAGATGGGCAAGGAAGCTGGTTTGGATGGGGTTGTAGCCTCACCCCGCGAAGCACAATCGATTAGGGCAGCCTGCGGCCCCGATTTTGTTCTTGTTACACCAGGCATCAGACCACTATGGGCAGCAAAGAATGATCAGCAAAGAATTACGACACCGAAGGAAGCTCTAGATTTAGGTGCTGACTATCTAGTGGTGGGGAGGCCCATTACAGCGGCTCAAGACCCGCTCTCGGCGGCGGAAAAGATTTTGGCGGAAATGGAGGGAGAATAA
- the pyrE gene encoding orotate phosphoribosyltransferase: MERMLDIFRQSEALLEGHFILTSGKHSNRYIQCAKVLQYPHYAEILATELAEQVRGYNASVVIGPAMGGVVLAQEVGGQLGVRAIFSEREQGNMTLRRGFVINPGERVLVVEDVITTGGSVKEVVQLVKDAGGIPVAVAVLVNRSGGKGNFGIPLHQLISLEAVAYMPEQCPLCEGGTPAVKPGSRNIGS, from the coding sequence ATGGAACGGATGTTGGATATTTTTAGACAGAGTGAGGCTTTGCTTGAAGGACACTTTATTTTGACTTCCGGTAAGCATTCTAACCGATATATTCAATGTGCCAAAGTACTTCAGTATCCTCATTATGCAGAAATTCTCGCGACAGAGTTAGCAGAACAGGTAAGAGGATATAATGCTTCGGTAGTAATCGGACCAGCCATGGGCGGCGTGGTATTAGCCCAAGAAGTGGGTGGGCAGTTAGGGGTACGCGCTATTTTTAGCGAGCGGGAGCAGGGTAATATGACCTTGCGCCGGGGTTTTGTAATTAATCCCGGTGAAAGAGTTTTAGTGGTGGAAGATGTAATAACCACCGGCGGTTCAGTAAAGGAAGTTGTCCAACTGGTTAAGGATGCCGGCGGTATTCCGGTAGCAGTGGCAGTATTGGTTAATAGAAGCGGAGGTAAGGGGAACTTTGGTATTCCATTACATCAGTTGATAAGCCTGGAGGCAGTTGCATACATGCCTGAACAATGTCCTCTTTGCGAAGGGGGCACTCCGGCGGTAAAACCGGGCAGCAGGAACATTGGTTCTTAA
- a CDS encoding alkaline phosphatase family protein yields the protein MEKKVVLCVIDSFNPIVLEDCFRRDWVPALQFLRNNGFYHKDCVSVFPTMTPTAAASIATGHHPDRHGIGGFIWYHPTEKRIVNYGATPMAIKQIGAKQVIKELIYNLNTRHLSPSIPTLYEALNSQGVSSGCINFFVNRGYHSYDAVIPFSLRLLTRFQLKTQSIKGPDELILGKVVCPKWLNPKGAPAAPWNKFGVNDLFSGYALKEMIKKDRLPSFTLAYFPDTDAMAHDHGPMRTHKSIRRVDRQLAGVLNLFGSWDKALEEIAFIVVGDHSQTLIGKSRRHLIDLVEKFDKLDQLRLGSRHQNETLAISPNERMAIVNFPTGDTVIRETVIRILARDYRISQVMWKQGDEYRVVQGGSGRKLAFKPGGNYWDRYNQDWSWHGDLKVLDMRLQDCQLVDGDYPNAFYRVKAALESSPGAVFLSALPGYEFKGEHAPLHPGGGSHGSLHKEDSLVPLIIAGLEKDISNPRITSFMSYLTDHFAVKLEHPQKLKTVT from the coding sequence ATGGAAAAGAAAGTGGTTTTATGTGTAATAGATTCCTTTAACCCTATAGTTTTGGAGGATTGTTTTCGCCGGGATTGGGTACCGGCGTTACAATTTTTGCGTAATAATGGTTTCTATCATAAGGACTGTGTGTCAGTTTTTCCTACCATGACGCCTACAGCGGCGGCATCCATTGCCACCGGGCACCACCCCGACCGTCATGGTATTGGCGGCTTTATTTGGTATCATCCCACTGAGAAACGGATTGTTAACTATGGTGCCACCCCGATGGCGATAAAGCAAATCGGCGCAAAACAGGTAATCAAAGAGTTAATATATAATCTCAATACCAGACATTTAAGTCCATCAATACCTACACTCTACGAAGCTTTGAATTCACAGGGTGTCTCCTCAGGCTGTATTAACTTCTTTGTGAACAGGGGTTATCACTCTTATGACGCCGTGATTCCTTTCAGCCTTCGTCTGCTGACGCGTTTTCAATTAAAGACCCAATCCATAAAGGGGCCGGATGAACTGATATTAGGAAAGGTAGTATGTCCTAAGTGGCTTAACCCGAAAGGTGCGCCGGCTGCACCATGGAATAAGTTTGGGGTTAATGACCTTTTTTCCGGATATGCTTTGAAAGAAATGATCAAAAAAGACAGACTTCCTTCGTTTACCTTAGCATATTTTCCTGATACTGACGCAATGGCTCACGACCATGGTCCGATGCGCACCCATAAGAGTATTCGGCGGGTGGATAGACAGCTGGCCGGGGTGCTTAATTTATTCGGCAGCTGGGATAAGGCATTGGAGGAGATTGCTTTTATAGTGGTGGGCGACCATTCCCAGACGCTAATTGGTAAAAGTCGGCGCCATTTGATTGATTTGGTTGAGAAGTTTGATAAGCTTGACCAATTGCGGTTGGGCAGCCGGCATCAAAATGAAACTCTGGCAATCAGTCCGAACGAACGTATGGCTATCGTAAATTTTCCCACGGGAGATACGGTCATTCGGGAAACGGTGATTAGAATTCTTGCCCGGGATTATCGTATTAGTCAGGTAATGTGGAAACAGGGTGACGAATATCGGGTGGTTCAGGGAGGAAGTGGTCGAAAATTAGCTTTCAAACCTGGCGGGAACTATTGGGATCGTTATAATCAGGATTGGTCCTGGCATGGGGACCTGAAGGTACTTGATATGAGGTTACAAGATTGTCAGCTGGTGGATGGAGATTACCCCAATGCATTTTATCGTGTCAAAGCGGCTTTGGAAAGCAGCCCCGGAGCGGTATTTTTATCGGCGTTACCCGGCTATGAGTTTAAAGGTGAACATGCTCCCCTTCATCCTGGCGGCGGTAGTCATGGTTCTCTGCATAAGGAGGATTCGTTAGTGCCCCTTATTATTGCCGGCTTGGAAAAGGATATTTCCAATCCCAGGATTACTTCCTTTATGTCCTATCTGACTGACCATTTTGCAGTAAAGCTTGAGCATCCGCAGAAACTAAAAACGGTAACATAA
- a CDS encoding Rqc2 family fibronectin-binding protein, whose amino-acid sequence MAFDGLMLHVVTKELNKELVNGRIDKIYQPTKQMLLMHIRSGRENRRLLISAASDGARLHITEDHFTNPLQPPAFCMLLRKHLEGGRIVNFEQHGLERMVSLKIAAFDEFGEPTTRILQCELMGKHSNILLLNETMQIMDSAKRFSGATNHYREVLPGLPYIPPPAQEKLDPFSLTEDMMVEMLFRVGLDKQLHRALLIILAGFSPQSCKEAVDRADLSSTITVDQCGQYEFSRLWQSLQELLQEAKNNSYQPTLIRNKDGYTAYSIFNLQHLNGEKEQLPSANQALDRYFQAKRQEQQFKELRHLLQVQTEKAMSHTSKKIAINKQKLQDASDAEQMRLFGEIITANIYQMHRGQQELTAENFYTGESVTVPLKVNFSPSENAQRYFKRYAKAKQGGKIAANFLKKATNELDYLGSIHQAISTSDSLADLREIYQELLELALIEEKNTKNKKQKKKADIPYSQPRQYLSSDEIPIMVGKNNRQNDLITLKTAKPEHLWLHVKDIPGSHVIVLSDDVPQSTLEEAALLAAYFSKAQDSANVPVDYTLVKHVRKPRGAKPGMVIYDHQKTVYATPDLSLVQSLSHK is encoded by the coding sequence ATGGCATTTGATGGTTTAATGCTTCATGTGGTAACAAAGGAACTAAATAAGGAACTTGTTAACGGTCGGATAGATAAAATCTATCAACCCACCAAACAAATGCTGCTCATGCACATCCGCTCTGGGCGGGAAAACCGCCGTTTATTGATATCAGCTGCGTCGGACGGAGCACGTCTGCACATCACAGAAGATCATTTTACTAATCCACTGCAGCCGCCGGCGTTTTGTATGCTGCTCCGTAAACATTTAGAAGGCGGTAGAATAGTAAACTTTGAACAACATGGCTTAGAACGAATGGTTAGCTTGAAAATTGCTGCCTTTGACGAGTTCGGCGAACCCACCACCCGCATACTTCAATGTGAGCTGATGGGTAAACATAGCAACATCCTGCTTCTGAATGAAACTATGCAGATAATGGATTCTGCGAAACGTTTTTCCGGTGCTACTAACCATTATCGCGAGGTGCTTCCCGGGCTTCCCTATATCCCGCCGCCGGCCCAGGAAAAACTTGACCCCTTCAGTCTCACTGAGGATATGATGGTCGAGATGTTATTCCGAGTGGGCCTGGACAAACAGCTTCACCGCGCCCTGCTGATTATTTTGGCCGGTTTCAGCCCTCAAAGTTGTAAAGAGGCAGTTGACCGGGCAGATCTATCTTCAACGATAACAGTTGATCAATGCGGCCAATATGAATTCAGCCGCCTGTGGCAGTCACTCCAAGAATTGCTGCAGGAAGCCAAAAACAATTCATATCAGCCGACCTTGATAAGGAATAAAGACGGTTATACGGCGTACAGCATCTTCAATCTGCAGCACCTTAACGGAGAAAAGGAACAACTGCCCTCCGCTAACCAGGCTTTGGACAGGTATTTCCAAGCCAAACGCCAGGAACAGCAATTCAAAGAATTAAGGCATTTGCTTCAAGTTCAAACGGAAAAAGCAATGTCTCATACTTCCAAAAAAATTGCTATTAATAAGCAAAAGTTGCAAGATGCTTCAGATGCAGAACAAATGCGTCTATTCGGCGAGATTATCACCGCTAATATTTACCAAATGCATCGGGGCCAACAAGAGCTTACGGCAGAAAACTTTTATACCGGGGAATCTGTTACAGTACCGTTAAAGGTTAATTTCAGTCCTTCAGAAAACGCCCAACGGTATTTTAAGCGATATGCCAAGGCTAAACAAGGTGGAAAAATTGCGGCCAACTTCCTGAAAAAAGCAACTAACGAATTGGATTATCTGGGCAGCATCCACCAGGCCATTAGCACCAGCGACAGTTTAGCGGACCTGAGGGAAATCTATCAGGAATTACTTGAATTAGCTTTGATAGAAGAGAAAAACACTAAAAATAAGAAACAAAAGAAAAAAGCCGACATTCCTTACTCTCAACCTCGCCAATACCTGTCCAGTGACGAAATACCCATTATGGTGGGTAAAAACAACCGGCAAAACGATTTAATCACTTTGAAAACCGCTAAACCGGAACATTTATGGCTGCATGTGAAAGATATACCAGGCTCTCATGTTATTGTTTTATCAGACGATGTACCCCAAAGCACCTTGGAAGAGGCTGCTTTATTAGCGGCATATTTTAGCAAAGCACAGGACTCTGCCAATGTGCCTGTAGATTATACACTGGTAAAACATGTACGCAAACCCCGGGGAGCTAAGCCGGGTATGGTCATCTACGACCACCAAAAAACAGTTTATGCCACGCCGGACCTATCCTTGGTTCAATCACTATCTCATAAATAA